One Orcinus orca chromosome 7, mOrcOrc1.1, whole genome shotgun sequence genomic window carries:
- the CNPPD1 gene encoding protein CNPPD1, producing the protein MDLAGLLLDEEGTFSLTGFQDFTFLPGHQKLSARIRRRLYYGWDWEADCSLEELSSPVADIAVELLQKAAPSPIRRLQKKYVAHVSREACISPCAMMLALVYIERLRHRNPDYLQHVSSSDLFLISMMVASKYLYDEGEEEEVFSDEWGAAGGVAVPTLNALERGFLSAMDWRLYTDPREIFEVLSWLESCVAEQQGRRRGWYTYTDLCVLLEQPAWQLALGSLCQWLAKVSCLLAMAYVSSVALAVASMAVIHQSLGQSCSSPPGPPDLGLASRCLSEPCIPASVPRCLPSPVNVSSCLEVDVGPRPLWGSLLASRAPPPLPPPAAPAPLALLHSCPLCQKLQKDSPACRTCHHPNHTVPTGPPSPRYHSHGLAPPWPWSPTPPLLPQPQQCSLFGIMELARLKSFIFPG; encoded by the exons ATGGACCTGGCCGGGCTCCTGCTGGACGAAGAAGGCACATTCTCCCTCACCGGCTTCCAGGACTTCACG TTCCTCCCAGGACACCAGAAGCTGAGTGCTCGGATCCGAAGGAGACTCTACTATGGCTGGGACTGGGAAGCTGATTGTAGCTTGGAGGAGCTCTCCAGCCCTGTGGCAG ACATCGCTGTGGAACTGCTCCAGAAGGCAGCCCCCAGTCCTATTCGCAGGCTTCAGAAGAAATATGTAGCCCATGTGTCCCG GGAGGCATGCATTTCCCCGTGTGCTATGATGCTAGCTCTGGTGTACATTGAGCGGCTCCGGCATCGAAACCCAGACTACCTACAGCATGTGTCATCGtctgacttgttcctgatctccaTG ATGGTGGCCAGTAAGTACCTCTATgatgaaggggaggaggaggaagtctTCAGTGATGAATGGGGAGCTGCTGGGGGTGTGGCCGTGCCCACTCTCAATGCCCTGGAGAGGGGTTTCCTGAGTGCCATG GATTGGCGTCTCTACACTGACCCTCGGGAGATCTTTGAGGTGCTGAGCTGGCTGGAGAGCTG CGTGGCTGAGCAGCAGGGCCGCCGGCGGGGCTGGTACACCTACACAGACCTGTGTGTGCTGCTGGAGCAGCCTGCCTGGCAGCTGGCCCTGGGCTCCCTCTGCCAGTGGCTGGCAAAG GTGTCCTGCCTGTTAGCTATGGCATATGTGAGCAGTGTGGCCCTGGCTGTGGCATCGATGGCCGTAATACACCAGTCCTTGGGGCAGTCCTGTAGCTCCCCACCTGGCCCCCCAGACCTTGGACTGGCCTCCAGGTGCCTTTCGGAACCCTGCATACCTGCTTCGGTGCCACGGTGCCTGCCTTCTCCTGTTAACGTCTCCAGCTGCCTGGAAGTCGACGTAGGGCCGCGTCCACTCTGGGGCAGCCTTCTGGCCTCACGGGCACCGCCACCATTGCCTCCCCCGGCTGCTCCGGCTCCTCTCGCTCTTCTCCACAGCTGCCCCCTTTGCCAGAAGCTCCAGAAGGACTCCCCAGCCTGCCGTACCTGCCACCACCCCAACCATACCGTCCCCACTGGGCCCCCCAGCCCCCGGTACCACTCCCACGGCCTGGCTCCCCCCTGGCCTTGGAGCCCGACGCCCCCGCTGCTCCCACAGCCCCAGCAGTGTTCCCTCTTCGGCATCATGGAACTGGCCCGCCTTAAGTCTTTCATTTTTCCAGGCTAG